From a single Micromonospora sp. WMMD1102 genomic region:
- a CDS encoding PP2C family protein-serine/threonine phosphatase: MTDRLVDIRRTLAEAPADLVLERLGTELANTYGTAETELLQVDYRLAALVPLHGGDPVVGAGSPAWQCFDHQSEVLQDEVLYLPVTVRGERIGVLRLSPAPEEPDRREELAQAATALAHELVAVRAGTDKYAVGARTRRLTLAAEMQWELLPGRSRIRPSFSLAGQLEPAYAVRGDSFDWADDSRRLWLCTVNGMGDGVSASMLTCLGTNALRNARRAGLELADQAALADQAIYAYHQGIQHLSALLLELDLRTGVVEAVDAGSPQLLVLREGEVVEQPLDDQFPLGMFDGTLYQSQHFQLARGDRLFVVSDGVLDATSRTTRYGEIALHRAVRRTRSMAPLEAVRSLLGDVRAFVGNDLVDDAVVVCLDWHGS, encoded by the coding sequence ATGACGGATCGACTGGTCGACATCCGCCGCACCCTGGCCGAGGCTCCCGCGGATCTCGTCCTGGAACGGCTCGGCACGGAGCTGGCCAACACCTACGGCACGGCGGAGACGGAGCTGCTCCAGGTCGACTACCGGCTGGCCGCCCTGGTGCCGCTGCACGGCGGCGATCCGGTGGTCGGGGCCGGCAGCCCGGCCTGGCAGTGCTTCGACCACCAGAGCGAGGTACTCCAGGACGAGGTGCTCTACCTGCCGGTCACGGTACGCGGCGAGCGGATCGGCGTACTCCGGCTCAGCCCGGCGCCGGAGGAACCGGACCGGCGCGAGGAGCTGGCGCAGGCAGCCACCGCGCTGGCGCACGAACTGGTGGCGGTACGGGCCGGCACCGACAAGTACGCGGTCGGCGCCCGGACCCGCCGACTGACCCTGGCCGCCGAGATGCAGTGGGAACTGCTGCCCGGCCGGAGCCGGATCCGTCCCTCGTTCAGCCTCGCCGGCCAGCTCGAACCGGCGTACGCGGTGCGCGGCGACAGCTTCGACTGGGCCGACGACAGCCGGCGGCTCTGGCTCTGCACCGTCAACGGCATGGGCGACGGGGTGAGCGCCTCCATGCTCACCTGCCTCGGCACCAACGCGCTGCGCAACGCCCGCCGGGCCGGTCTCGAACTCGCCGACCAGGCGGCCCTGGCCGACCAGGCGATCTACGCCTACCACCAGGGCATCCAGCACCTCTCCGCACTGCTGCTGGAGCTGGACCTGCGGACCGGAGTGGTGGAGGCGGTGGACGCCGGTTCGCCCCAGCTGCTGGTACTGCGCGAGGGCGAGGTGGTCGAGCAGCCGCTGGACGACCAGTTCCCGCTCGGCATGTTCGACGGCACCCTCTACCAGTCACAGCACTTCCAGCTCGCCCGTGGCGACCGGCTCTTCGTGGTCAGCGACGGCGTCCTCGACGCCACCTCCCGGACCACCCGGTACGGCGAGATCGCCCTGCACCGGGCCGTCCGGCGGACCAGGTCGATGGCGCCGCTGGAGGCGGTCCGGTCGCTGCTCGGCGACGTGCGGGCGTTCGTCGGCAACGATCTGGTGGACGACGCCGTGGTGGTCTGCCTGGACTGGCACGGGTCCTGA
- a CDS encoding ROK family protein — MAQPAAVPVGAAVTAVRQASLREHNLALVLRQIATAARPPSRADLAGATGLTRATVSALVDDLINGRLLTEVAPAPRSGAGRPAVGLTLAGHGPAGLGLEINVDYLAAVLVDLAGAVRHRAVRLVDLRPVPPAEALALAGELITEAAAEAKRQDLTLAGTALAVPGLVTAAGLVRLAPNLGWRDVDVPALLGGHPALGGSGLGVDNEANLAALGELHAGPPEGGNFIYISGEVGIGAGIVLHGTLFRGARGWSGELGHVPVHPEGLPCRCGGRGCLEQYAGQEAILAAARLTVPTPAGPETPLGRAAVPAPGATVARLVEAAAREDPATQRALVEAATALGVAVAGVINLLDVDTVVLGGAYAPLARWLAPPVEAEIRRRVLTAAWSPVTVRAALLGGDAAALGAAGSVVRTVLEHPARWLGRASR; from the coding sequence GTGGCGCAACCCGCGGCGGTACCGGTCGGCGCGGCGGTGACCGCCGTCCGGCAGGCGAGCCTGCGCGAGCACAATCTGGCCCTGGTGCTCCGCCAGATCGCGACCGCGGCCCGCCCGCCGTCCCGGGCCGACCTGGCCGGCGCCACCGGCCTGACCCGGGCCACCGTCTCCGCGCTGGTCGACGACCTGATCAACGGACGGCTGCTCACCGAGGTCGCCCCGGCACCCCGGTCCGGCGCCGGCCGGCCCGCGGTCGGCCTCACGCTCGCCGGGCACGGACCGGCCGGCCTCGGCCTGGAGATCAACGTCGACTACCTGGCCGCCGTCCTGGTCGACCTCGCCGGTGCGGTACGGCACCGCGCGGTGCGCCTGGTCGACCTGCGGCCGGTGCCGCCCGCCGAGGCACTGGCCCTGGCCGGCGAGTTGATCACCGAGGCGGCGGCCGAGGCGAAGCGGCAGGACCTGACCCTGGCCGGTACGGCACTCGCGGTGCCCGGCCTGGTCACCGCCGCCGGGCTGGTCCGGCTCGCCCCGAACCTCGGCTGGCGGGACGTCGACGTGCCGGCGCTGCTCGGCGGGCATCCGGCGCTCGGCGGGAGCGGCCTGGGGGTGGACAACGAGGCGAACCTCGCCGCCCTCGGCGAACTGCACGCCGGCCCACCCGAGGGCGGCAACTTCATCTACATCTCCGGCGAGGTCGGGATCGGTGCCGGGATCGTGCTGCACGGCACCCTGTTCCGGGGCGCCCGGGGCTGGAGCGGGGAGCTCGGCCACGTCCCCGTACATCCGGAGGGCCTGCCCTGCCGCTGTGGTGGCCGGGGCTGCCTGGAGCAGTACGCCGGCCAGGAGGCGATCCTGGCCGCCGCCCGGCTGACCGTACCGACTCCCGCGGGGCCGGAAACGCCTCTCGGGCGGGCGGCGGTCCCGGCCCCCGGCGCCACTGTCGCCCGGCTGGTGGAGGCGGCCGCCAGGGAGGATCCGGCCACCCAGCGAGCGCTGGTCGAGGCGGCGACCGCGCTCGGGGTCGCCGTCGCCGGGGTGATCAACCTGCTGGACGTGGACACGGTGGTGCTCGGCGGCGCCTACGCGCCGCTCGCGCGCTGGCTGGCCCCGCCGGTGGAGGCCGAGATCCGCCGGCGGGTGCTGACCGCCGCCTGGTCGCCGGTGACCGTCCGGGCCGCCCTGCTCGGCGGGGACGCGGCCGCGCTCGGCGCTGCCGGCTCGGTCGTCCGTACCGTGCTGGAGCACCCGGCCCGCTGGCTCGGTCGCGCCAGCCGCTAG
- a CDS encoding DUF6458 family protein produces MGIGTSIFLIALGAILTFALNVSVGGLDLDVVGWILMAAGVLGLIMTTVIWGNRRRAVTTTAEPTEYREVRTTEPTEYRRVEERRDVLPPR; encoded by the coding sequence ATGGGAATCGGCACCAGCATCTTCCTGATCGCGCTCGGTGCGATCCTCACCTTCGCGCTCAACGTCAGCGTCGGCGGCCTGGACCTGGACGTGGTCGGCTGGATCCTGATGGCGGCGGGCGTACTGGGCCTGATCATGACCACGGTGATCTGGGGCAACCGGCGTCGCGCGGTTACCACCACCGCCGAGCCGACCGAGTACCGCGAGGTCAGGACGACCGAGCCGACCGAGTACCGCCGGGTCGAGGAGCGGCGCGACGTGCTGCCGCCCCGGTAG
- a CDS encoding MarR family transcriptional regulator, whose product MADPGGPGGPDPTLATAVDTAAAALLSVWDVARERTSGRLSSSQLRALMVVEQFDGINLRGLAGILGMLLSSASRLCDRLVAAGLLEREPGRADRREISLHLTTISQKLLVEIRDDRRERLAETLGRMSPAGRQALLRGLVEFDRAFRAEVQPTERSA is encoded by the coding sequence ATGGCAGACCCCGGCGGTCCCGGCGGACCGGATCCGACCCTCGCCACGGCGGTGGACACCGCCGCGGCGGCCCTGCTGTCGGTCTGGGACGTCGCCCGGGAGCGGACCAGCGGGCGGCTGTCCAGCTCTCAGTTGCGGGCCCTGATGGTGGTCGAGCAGTTCGACGGGATCAACCTCCGGGGGTTGGCCGGGATCCTCGGCATGCTGCTCTCCTCGGCGAGCCGGCTCTGCGACCGGCTCGTCGCGGCCGGGCTGCTCGAACGTGAGCCGGGCCGGGCGGATCGCCGGGAGATCTCCCTGCATCTCACCACGATCAGCCAGAAGCTGCTCGTCGAGATCCGCGACGACCGGCGGGAGCGGCTGGCCGAGACGCTCGGCCGGATGAGCCCCGCGGGCCGGCAGGCGTTGTTGCGTGGGCTGGTCGAGTTCGACCGGGCGTTCCGGGCCGAGGTGCAGCCGACCGAACGGTCGGCCTGA
- a CDS encoding ABC transporter ATP-binding protein, which yields MTNVRQRVAESAREEERDDPAALPELADAGWMHHGATFAETSFWAVARQLPALVREAVVLAWRVSRTDTLAAIGLNVVAGTMITFGLLATSTVLRELFASGPTPDRVRSAAPSLVVAALAVMAKGGLTIAAGWAQARLAPQINYRVELRLFEATTAVDLAAFDDAGFAEEMDRARDRGMAEAASIVDDTVNLITGLVGVVATAAAVTVIQPLLLPCLLVAAVPSAVTAVRIARREYVALLARITRRRRMWMLATLMANRHTAVEVRTYQMRGFLLGEYRRVMRMETRAQLRLVRSQTATRVGGGSVAGLATFAVYAVLGWLLLAGVVPLAAAATALLALQAARTSLGNTIHATNALYEDALYYRDFLTFLERADGRTRSGGGAEVTGFEEIEVDEVSLHYPDTEKPAVDRVSLTVRRGEVIALVGENGSGKTTLAKLLAGLYRPTGGTIRWDGVPTGALDPGSVAAQVAVLSQDWWRFPFTARQNITIGRYDRAEEAGPSVVEAARAASAHEMVSGLPHGYNTLLDRGFRDGHDLSGGQWQRLVAARGLYRDGRLLICDEPSAALDARAEHALFQQFRRHPGRTVVLITHRLANVRHADRIYVMRDGRLVDQGDHDQLMAAGGLYRELFDLQASGYAERAGGSAGM from the coding sequence ATGACGAACGTACGGCAGCGGGTCGCCGAGTCCGCCCGGGAGGAGGAACGGGACGATCCGGCGGCGCTGCCGGAGCTGGCCGACGCCGGGTGGATGCACCACGGTGCCACGTTCGCCGAGACGAGTTTCTGGGCGGTGGCCCGGCAACTGCCGGCGCTGGTCCGCGAGGCGGTGGTGCTGGCCTGGCGGGTGAGCCGGACGGACACGCTGGCCGCGATCGGCCTGAACGTCGTCGCCGGCACCATGATCACGTTCGGGCTGCTCGCCACCAGCACCGTACTGCGGGAACTCTTCGCCTCCGGGCCGACCCCGGACCGGGTCCGCTCGGCGGCTCCCAGCCTGGTGGTGGCGGCCCTGGCGGTGATGGCCAAGGGCGGCCTGACCATCGCGGCCGGCTGGGCCCAGGCCCGGCTCGCCCCGCAGATCAACTACCGGGTCGAGCTACGGCTCTTCGAGGCGACCACCGCGGTCGACCTGGCCGCCTTCGACGACGCCGGTTTCGCCGAGGAGATGGACCGGGCCCGGGACCGGGGCATGGCCGAGGCGGCGTCGATCGTCGACGACACGGTCAACCTGATCACCGGGCTGGTCGGGGTGGTCGCCACCGCCGCCGCCGTCACGGTGATCCAGCCACTGCTGCTGCCCTGCCTGCTGGTCGCGGCGGTGCCGTCGGCGGTCACCGCGGTCCGGATCGCCCGCCGGGAGTACGTCGCGCTGCTGGCCCGGATCACCCGGCGGCGCCGGATGTGGATGCTCGCCACCCTGATGGCGAACCGGCACACCGCGGTCGAGGTGCGGACGTACCAGATGCGGGGGTTCCTGCTCGGCGAGTACCGCCGGGTGATGCGGATGGAGACCCGGGCCCAGCTCCGGCTGGTCCGGTCGCAGACGGCGACCCGGGTCGGCGGTGGTTCGGTGGCCGGGCTGGCCACCTTCGCGGTCTACGCCGTCCTCGGCTGGCTGCTGCTGGCCGGTGTGGTGCCGCTGGCCGCCGCCGCGACGGCACTACTGGCGCTCCAGGCCGCCCGGACCAGCCTGGGCAACACGATCCACGCCACGAACGCGCTGTACGAGGACGCGCTCTACTACCGGGACTTCCTGACCTTCCTGGAGCGGGCTGACGGGCGTACCCGCAGCGGGGGCGGGGCGGAGGTCACCGGCTTCGAGGAGATCGAGGTCGACGAGGTCAGCCTGCACTACCCGGACACCGAGAAGCCGGCGGTGGACCGGGTCAGCCTGACCGTACGCCGGGGTGAGGTGATCGCCCTGGTCGGCGAGAACGGCTCCGGCAAGACCACCCTGGCCAAGCTGCTCGCCGGGCTCTACCGGCCGACCGGCGGGACGATCCGCTGGGACGGCGTGCCGACCGGTGCGCTCGACCCGGGCAGTGTCGCCGCCCAGGTGGCGGTACTGAGCCAGGACTGGTGGAGGTTTCCGTTCACGGCCCGGCAGAACATCACGATCGGCAGGTACGACCGGGCCGAGGAGGCCGGACCCTCCGTGGTGGAGGCGGCGCGGGCGGCCTCGGCGCACGAGATGGTCAGCGGGCTGCCGCACGGCTACAACACGCTGCTCGACCGCGGTTTCCGGGACGGCCACGACCTCTCCGGCGGCCAGTGGCAGCGGTTGGTGGCGGCCCGGGGGCTCTACCGGGACGGCCGGCTGCTGATCTGCGACGAGCCGTCGGCCGCGCTGGACGCCCGGGCCGAGCACGCGCTCTTCCAGCAGTTCCGCCGGCATCCGGGCCGGACCGTCGTGTTGATCACGCACCGGCTGGCGAACGTGCGGCACGCCGACCGGATCTACGTGATGCGGGACGGCCGGCTGGTCGATCAGGGCGACCACGACCAGCTGATGGCGGCCGGCGGCCTGTACCGCGAACTCTTCGACCTCCAGGCCAGCGGCTACGCCGAACGGGCCGGCGGATCAGCCGGAATGTGA
- the xylA gene encoding xylose isomerase encodes MAAQPTPADKFSFGLWTVGWTARDPFGEASREALDPVEAVNRLAELGAYGITFHDDDLIPFGSDDAAREQHIARFRKALADTGLVVPMVTTNLFSHPIFKDGGFTSNDRDVRRFALRKVLRNIDLAAELGAHTFVMWGGREGSEYDHAKDIRAALDRYREAVNLLGQYVVDRGYGLKFAIEPKPNEPRGDILLPTVGHALAFINELEHPELVGLNPEVGHEQMAGLNFMHGIAQALWAGKLFHIDLNGQRGIKYDQDLVFGHGDLLNSFALVDLLENGGPQGGPAYEGPRHFDYKPSRTEDYTGVWASAAANMRTYLLLKERAAAFRADPEVQEALAASKVAELSTPTLNPGESYAELLADRSAFEELDVDAVAARGFGFVRLNQLAVEHLLGAR; translated from the coding sequence ATGGCAGCCCAACCCACCCCTGCCGACAAGTTCTCGTTCGGTCTCTGGACCGTCGGTTGGACCGCCCGGGATCCGTTCGGGGAGGCCAGCCGGGAGGCCCTCGACCCGGTCGAGGCGGTCAACCGGCTCGCCGAGCTGGGGGCGTACGGCATCACCTTCCACGACGACGACCTGATCCCGTTCGGCTCCGACGACGCCGCCCGGGAGCAGCACATCGCGCGCTTCCGCAAGGCACTCGCCGATACCGGCCTGGTCGTGCCGATGGTCACCACAAACCTCTTCAGCCACCCGATCTTCAAGGACGGCGGCTTCACCAGCAACGACCGCGACGTACGCCGCTTCGCGCTGCGCAAGGTGCTGCGCAACATCGACCTCGCCGCCGAGCTGGGCGCGCACACCTTCGTGATGTGGGGCGGCCGGGAAGGCTCGGAGTACGACCACGCCAAGGACATCCGGGCGGCGCTGGACCGCTACCGCGAGGCGGTCAACCTGCTCGGCCAGTACGTCGTCGACCGGGGTTACGGGCTGAAGTTCGCGATCGAGCCGAAGCCGAACGAGCCGCGCGGCGACATCCTGCTGCCGACGGTCGGGCACGCGCTCGCCTTCATCAACGAGCTGGAGCACCCGGAGCTGGTCGGGCTGAACCCCGAGGTCGGGCACGAGCAGATGGCCGGGCTCAACTTCATGCACGGGATCGCCCAGGCGCTCTGGGCCGGCAAGCTGTTCCACATCGACCTGAACGGGCAGCGCGGGATCAAGTACGACCAGGATCTCGTCTTCGGCCACGGCGACCTGCTGAACTCGTTCGCGCTGGTGGACCTGCTGGAGAACGGCGGGCCGCAGGGCGGGCCGGCGTACGAGGGGCCCCGGCACTTCGACTACAAGCCGTCGCGGACCGAGGACTACACCGGGGTGTGGGCGTCGGCGGCGGCGAACATGCGGACGTACCTGCTGCTGAAGGAGCGGGCGGCGGCGTTCCGGGCCGACCCGGAGGTGCAGGAGGCGCTGGCGGCCAGCAAGGTGGCGGAGCTGTCGACGCCGACGCTGAACCCCGGCGAGTCGTACGCGGAGCTGCTGGCGGACCGGAGCGCGTTCGAGGAGCTGGACGTGGACGCGGTGGCGGCGCGCGGGTTCGGGTTCGTGCGGTTGAACCAGCTCGCGGTGGAGCACCTGCTCGGGGCGCGTTGA
- the xylB gene encoding xylulokinase, translating into MALVAGVDSSTQSCKVVIRDAETGALVRSGRAAHPDGTEVDPRAWWEALRQAIAEAGGLDDVAAVAVAGQQHGMVCLDEAGEVVRPALLWNDTRSAAAARDLVEELGGGEVGGRAWAEAVGSVPVASFTVTKLRWLARHEPENAARVAAVCLPHDWLTWRLGGATGLDALRTDRGDASGTGYWSPSTGEYRPDLLERAFGRVPVLPAVLGPAEVAGRLPGGAPLGPGTGDNAAAAFGVGAVAGDVVVSIGTSGTVFSVADTPAADPSGTVAGFADATGRYLPLVCTLNAARVLDAAAAMLGVGLDELAKLALGAPAGADGLVMVPYLEGERTPNRPLATGAVHGLTLRTSTPGHLARAAVEGMLCALADGLDALLAQGATANRIILVGGGARSEAVRRIAPEVFGCPVLVPEPGEYVADGAARQAAWVVQGGAEPPVWSAGESREYAGSAVPAIREQYARARDLILDRPAG; encoded by the coding sequence ATGGCGCTCGTTGCCGGGGTCGACTCGTCGACCCAGTCCTGCAAGGTGGTGATCCGGGACGCCGAGACCGGCGCCCTGGTCCGCAGCGGCCGGGCGGCGCACCCGGACGGGACCGAGGTCGACCCCCGGGCCTGGTGGGAGGCGTTGCGGCAGGCGATCGCCGAGGCCGGCGGCCTCGACGACGTGGCGGCAGTGGCCGTGGCCGGGCAACAGCACGGGATGGTCTGTCTCGACGAGGCCGGCGAGGTCGTCCGGCCGGCGCTGCTCTGGAACGACACCCGGTCGGCGGCGGCGGCCCGCGACCTGGTCGAGGAGCTGGGTGGCGGCGAGGTCGGCGGGCGGGCCTGGGCGGAGGCGGTCGGCAGTGTGCCGGTGGCGAGCTTCACCGTCACCAAGCTGCGCTGGCTGGCCCGGCACGAGCCGGAGAACGCCGCCCGGGTGGCCGCGGTCTGCCTGCCGCACGACTGGCTGACCTGGCGGCTCGGCGGCGCGACCGGGCTGGACGCGCTGCGCACCGACCGGGGGGACGCGAGCGGGACCGGATACTGGTCGCCGTCGACCGGGGAATACCGGCCGGATCTGCTGGAGCGGGCGTTCGGGCGGGTGCCGGTGCTGCCAGCGGTGCTGGGGCCGGCGGAGGTGGCCGGGCGGCTGCCGGGCGGTGCCCCGCTGGGACCGGGGACCGGGGACAACGCGGCCGCCGCGTTCGGCGTCGGCGCGGTTGCGGGCGACGTGGTCGTCTCCATCGGTACGTCGGGGACGGTCTTCAGCGTCGCGGACACCCCGGCGGCGGACCCGTCGGGTACGGTGGCCGGCTTCGCGGACGCGACCGGGCGGTACCTGCCGCTGGTCTGCACGCTGAACGCGGCCCGGGTGCTGGACGCGGCGGCGGCGATGCTCGGCGTCGGCCTGGACGAACTGGCCAAACTGGCGTTGGGTGCCCCGGCCGGGGCGGACGGGCTGGTGATGGTCCCCTACCTGGAGGGCGAGCGGACGCCGAACCGGCCGCTGGCGACCGGGGCGGTGCACGGGCTCACCCTGCGGACGTCGACACCGGGGCACCTGGCCCGGGCCGCCGTGGAGGGGATGCTCTGCGCGCTGGCGGACGGGCTGGACGCGCTGCTCGCGCAGGGGGCGACGGCCAACCGGATCATCCTGGTCGGCGGTGGTGCCCGCTCCGAGGCGGTACGCCGGATCGCGCCGGAGGTCTTCGGCTGCCCGGTGCTGGTTCCGGAGCCGGGGGAGTACGTCGCCGACGGTGCCGCCCGGCAGGCCGCCTGGGTCGTCCAGGGTGGCGCCGAACCGCCCGTCTGGTCGGCCGGCGAGTCGCGGGAGTACGCCGGCAGTGCCGTGCCGGCCATCCGTGAGCAGTACGCCCGGGCCCGCGACCTGATCCTGGACCGGCCGGCGGGCTGA
- a CDS encoding sugar transferase produces MPPEPTSGASASSSRTRQRDYIRTLLVLDTVILVLAVIGGYFARFGGDEPRGSDIPYVIVGPALVLAWLVSLKALRCYDHRVLGYGADEYRRVSSASLRLAGGVAITGYLADVGVSRGFLGISFAVGTVGLVAARFAARKRLHWSRSRGAGWSRRVLAVGDTAHVLELVHTLRREPYAGYQVVGACIPDALLAPVPQRLGDVPVLGSFRAILDAAAAINADTVAVTACNELTATRLRRLGWQLEGTGIDLVLAPALTDVAGPRIHTQPVAGLPLIHVEAPEFRGARKIVKSFVDRALAAAALTVTLPLLAVLALAVKLDSRGPVIFRQVRVGQGGREFGVYKFRTMVANADALLAELASRNETDGLLFKMRADPRVTRVGRFLRKWSLDELPQLANVLFGHMSLVGPRPPLPSEVARYDGDIARRLLVKPGMTGLWQVSGRSDLSWEDGIRLDLYYVENWSLAADLTILWKTFGAVVRTRGAY; encoded by the coding sequence ATGCCTCCGGAGCCGACCTCGGGGGCGTCGGCGTCCTCGTCCCGGACGCGCCAGCGCGACTACATCCGTACCCTGCTGGTGCTGGACACCGTCATCCTGGTGCTGGCGGTCATCGGCGGCTACTTCGCCCGGTTCGGTGGTGACGAGCCGCGCGGCTCCGACATCCCGTACGTGATCGTCGGCCCGGCCCTGGTGCTCGCCTGGCTGGTCTCGCTGAAGGCCCTGCGCTGCTACGACCACCGGGTGCTCGGCTACGGCGCCGACGAGTACCGCCGGGTCAGCTCGGCCAGCCTGCGGCTCGCCGGAGGGGTGGCGATCACCGGCTACCTCGCCGACGTCGGTGTCTCCCGGGGCTTCCTCGGCATCTCGTTCGCGGTCGGCACCGTCGGACTGGTGGCCGCCCGGTTCGCCGCCCGGAAACGACTGCACTGGTCCCGGTCCCGGGGCGCCGGCTGGTCCCGGCGGGTGCTGGCGGTCGGCGACACCGCGCACGTACTCGAACTGGTGCACACGCTGCGCCGCGAGCCGTACGCCGGTTACCAGGTGGTCGGTGCCTGCATCCCGGACGCGCTGCTCGCCCCGGTGCCGCAGCGCCTCGGCGACGTGCCGGTACTCGGCTCGTTCCGGGCGATCCTCGACGCCGCCGCGGCGATAAACGCCGACACGGTGGCGGTGACCGCCTGCAACGAGCTGACCGCCACCAGGCTGCGCCGGCTCGGCTGGCAACTGGAGGGCACCGGGATCGACCTGGTGCTGGCCCCGGCGCTCACCGACGTCGCCGGGCCCCGGATCCACACCCAGCCGGTCGCCGGACTGCCGCTGATCCACGTCGAGGCGCCCGAGTTCCGGGGTGCCCGGAAGATCGTCAAGTCCTTCGTGGACCGGGCGCTGGCCGCCGCCGCGCTGACCGTCACGCTGCCGCTGCTCGCCGTGCTCGCCCTCGCCGTCAAGCTGGACAGCAGGGGGCCGGTGATCTTCCGGCAGGTCCGGGTCGGCCAGGGTGGGCGGGAGTTCGGGGTCTACAAGTTCCGTACCATGGTGGCGAACGCGGACGCGCTGCTGGCCGAGCTGGCCAGCCGTAACGAGACCGACGGACTGCTGTTCAAGATGCGGGCGGATCCCCGGGTCACCCGGGTCGGCCGGTTCCTGCGCAAGTGGTCCCTGGACGAGTTGCCGCAGCTCGCCAACGTGCTCTTCGGGCACATGAGCCTGGTCGGGCCGCGCCCGCCGCTGCCGTCCGAGGTGGCCCGCTACGACGGCGACATCGCCCGCCGGCTGCTGGTGAAGCCGGGCATGACCGGCCTCTGGCAGGTCAGCGGCAGATCCGACCTGAGCTGGGAGGACGGCATCCGGCTCGATCTCTACTACGTGGAGAACTGGTCACTCGCGGCCGACCTGACGATCCTGTGGAAGACCTTCGGGGCGGTGGTCCGGACCCGGGGTGCGTACTGA